A stretch of DNA from Shewanella sediminis HAW-EB3:
TGGTAATTTGCTGAACTTCGTTTTGCACTATCGAAAGCATTCTCTAGATGTTGCTGCTGACGCTTGATTGAGTTCTCATTGCTCAAGGCGTTATCAACTTCATTCACAGCTGTTAGTAAGGTTTCTTGATATGCCCAGTAATCTTTTTCGGTGGTTAGCTTGGCAATTTCAATATCGACTCTTAATTTACCGCCTTGAAACAGCGGCGCAGTTATTGAACTCAGTAGTTTCCATGCACTTCCACCGAAAAGGGCATCACTTGGATTGCTAGCAATTTCAGTCAAAGAACCTGTCAAACTTATTGATGGTAGTAAGGATTTGTAGGCTATATCGGTACGATACTGCTGGGCTAAAATTGTAAAGTAGGCTGCTTGTAAATCGGGACGTCGCCCCAAATCTTGCTCAGGTAAACTTGCTAAGGGTTGAATAACCTCAGGGTAACTAGCAGAAATAGGAATAAGTTTATTGTTCGCATTATACCCAAGCTGTAACGCCAAGGTACGTCGCTCTCTCGTTAAATCTTCTCGGAAACTCTCCAATGTTGAACGTGTTGTCTCGCTATTAGTTCTGGCTGTATCTAATCCTTCTAAATCGCCAAGCCCTGAACGATAACGCTCTAGAATAAATAGCTCGTTTGCTTCTTGGCTCTCTAAGCGCTGTTCTTCAATTTGTATTATCTGCTGCTGCAAGTTTATTTTAAGCCAACTGCGCATCACATTTGCAGCAAGCAGATCTTTTGCAGCCTGATAGTTTACC
This window harbors:
- a CDS encoding TolC family protein; the encoded protein is MVLRSLQNRPLKLSSLCRMSVIGLVVSGLLGCSTTSRPSFDQLAQDAKTNYQTWSEVQQDALLANEITELVAIPELTQLVSHALSQNPGLQQTAIAVKIAYQQQGLTNSARLPQVSAGLTSENSEDNEISYKSDVTVSWELDLWQKLSDEVSAAEMDLAASSVNYQAAKDLLAANVMRSWLKINLQQQIIQIEEQRLESQEANELFILERYRSGLGDLEGLDTARTNSETTRSTLESFREDLTRERRTLALQLGYNANNKLIPISASYPEVIQPLASLPEQDLGRRPDLQAAYFTILAQQYRTDIAYKSLLPSISLTGSLTEIASNPSDALFGGSAWKLLSSITAPLFQGGKLRVDIEIAKLTTEKDYWAYQETLLTAVNEVDNALSNENSIKRQQQHLENAFDSAKRSSANYQVKYRQGLVNILDLLSVQQQAFDIQTQLVTAQYNRLANRIDLGLALGLGVSS